The nucleotide sequence TCCGCCGATCGAGCGGGCAAGTCGTCGTCGCCGACGATGCACAAAAATGGCGGTGCTGAATCGTCGACGTGATAGGCCGGCGCGGCGGCGTCGATCACCGGACGTGAACGGTCGATCCCGCGTTCGGCCCTGACGGTCGAATGCGTGATCATTTGGCCGGACACCGGAATCACGCCCGCCAACAAATCCGTGCCGCAGCCATGTTTGGCCAACGCATCGGGGTGCACGCCGACCATCGCGGCCAAGTATCCGCCGGCGGAATGTCCGGACACATACACCTTGGATTGCTCGCCGACATACTCGCGGACTCGGCCAATGACGTGAGCCACCGCGGCGGCGGCATCGTCCAGATAGACCGGATAGTTGACTTTGGGTGACAGCCGATAGTTGACCGACACCACGGCGAAGCCGTCACGGCAAAATCGTCGCGCCAAGTTCACGGCAATATCGCCGGCTTTGTCGCCGCTGCGGATCGAACCACCGTGGAACCAGACCAGCGTTGCGGTGGCCGCAGTATCGGTCGGCAGGTACCAGTCCAACTTGCATCGACGGCGTGCGTATGGGTCGGCCGTATCGGGGCGATAAGATTCGTCTTGGATCAAACGGATCGAATCGGACTCCGGTGCAACCGCTTGTGGTTCCGCGAGGTGCGTGTCAAGCATCATCACGATGTCGCGATGAAACTTGGCGGACATCTGGCCCAAGTTATGACCGGTCTGGGGAAGGATCGTCAGTGAGTGATCCACGTCCAGTGTGGTGAGGGCTTCTGCAAAGGCTTCATTGCCCGGCTTCAAGAAGTCCGTTTCGCCGACGACCATCCAGATACCAACGCGGTCGCGGATTTCGTCGATGTTGCGACGCAGGTTCGCCGCCGCCGAATCGTTGGCGTCTTCTCCTGGCATCCCCAAAGCCGCGCTCATCGTCGCCGCCGCACAAAACAGATTCGGATATTTCATGGCGAACCGAAGGGACCCGCCGCCGCCCATGGACCAGCCGCACAGCGCGCGACCGTCACGGCTGGCGATCGTGCGAAAGGTTGAATCGATGTGAGGGATCAATTCTTGGATGATCCATGATTCGGTCATGACGGTGCCGTCGCCCCAGTCGCGATATCCGCTGCGCTGGCCACCGTTGGGAAAGACATAGATCACGGGCTGGATGGCTTTGTCGGCAATCGCCTGCTTGACCGCCCATGCGAATTCACGCGACGACGATTCGCTGCCCCCGGCTCCGTGCAGGTAATACACGACCGGATAACGCTGGTTCGATGTTTCATAACCCGGCGGCAGGTAGACGCTGAACCCGATGTCGCGCCCCGATGCTTCGCTGTAAAGCGTGTGGTGCTGGCAGTCGTCGGCGATGTTGGTGTCGACCCATCTCCACTGGGACGGGGGTGTGCGCTGGGCAAGAGCCGGATGCGTGACGAAGGAAAGCAGCGTGGCAACCAGCAGTAGCAACAGTTGTGGGTGGCATCGCATCGACAGAATGTTCCCTGTAAAGCAGGCGGTGCGTAAGATCACCGTAACGGCGATCATCCGGTGGCCACAGTCTAGCGGACTGCTCGGCAGGGGATTGTTTGATCGCGGAGGTCGCTTAAGACGATGGCTACTGGGGCGATTCGCACAGCGGCACAATCGGACTGGTCGATTCCAACAGCGCTGCGATCGTCACACGGCTGAACGCGGCCTCCGTTTCGGCGTATGCCTTGTCCAGTTCCGCATGCAACGGACACAACTCATGATGCGTGGCCAGTCCCAGCGGACAACGACGGATTCGTTCGATCGGGTCGACGATGTTGATGACGTCCAGAATCGTCAATTGATCGGTCGGCCGAGTCAATTCGTAACCGCCACCGGGACCGGGCCGCGACCGGACCAATTCGTGAGCCACCAAGTCTTGCAGCACGCGGGTCAGATAACGCCGTGGCACCTTGGTCTGTTTCGCCAAGTTGTCCGCCGAAACGGGTGCCCCGCATCCGGCCATGCTGGCCACGGCACGCAAGGCGTATTCGGCAGTCTTGGAAATCATGGTGGTCCGGCAATGCCGATGACGTTGGGGAAGTTCAGCGGATTCGTTTGTTTCCGCAGAATACCTTTTCGACGCGGAATCATCCACACGCTGGCAACTCCGAGCCACTCTTCGCGGTACCTGTCCATTCGTCACTGATCACGCATCGCACGATCGTCGGACGCGGCGGCTGGACGATCTGTTTTGCGTGCAACATCAACGGGTTGAATTTGAATTCCGCCGGGTCTGGACGACTCGTGTTGCGGTGAAACAGGAATGTCAAGAATTCGTCCGATTGTCGGTGTGACACCGGTCCGGTGATTCGTCCTATCGGGGCCATGCAGAGATCCGTTTGTTTCGGATCGCTGTTTGGAGCTTTCCCCCCGTGAAGGATTTCAAATTCATGTTGACACGTCAGTCACGATGGACACGCAAGTCACGAATGAAACAGAAGACACGCCGCCGACGTCTGATGGCCGAGTCGCTGGAGTCCCGGCGGTTGCTGGCGGCCAGCATGGGTTGGGACGGACCCGGGCAAGGATCGGCAGAACTGAGTTACTACATCGAAGGGGTCGCACCGGGGCTGTCGGCGGCGGAGACCGTACAGGCATTGGAGACGGCTTTGGATGCTTGGGCGTCGGTCGTCGATGTGACGTTCACGCCGACATCAACCGCGGGCCTGCGTGATTCGATTGATATCTCGTTTGCCGCGATCGATGGAAACGGCGGCACATTGGCTCAAGCCTACTTTCCGGATGACGTGAATCCGCCACGCATCGCAGGCGACATTCAGTTCGACATCGCGGAGAACTGGGAGATCGGAAATGAGCAAGGCAATGCCGCCTTCGATCTGGTCTGGGTCGCGGTTCATGAGATCGGTCATTCGTTGGGGCTCGAACACTCGGATGATTTCGGCGCCGTGCTGTCGGAATCCGTTTCACCGGCTCAAGCGTTCACGGAACTGGGCGATTCGGACATCGACGAAATCTTGCAACTGTATGCCCCGGCAGTGACCGAGACACCGTCCGAAGATGACGTCACCGATCCCGATGTCGACGAAGACCCCGATGTCATCATCGATCATGGCGGCCTGATCGATCCCACGGACCCGGCCGATGACGAAACCGACGATGAGTCGGACGTGGATTCGGGAACCGACGATGAGTCGGATGGGGATTCGGGAACCGACGACACGCCGGCAAACGACGGCGATGACCAGGCTGACGACGACGAAACCGATGGTGACGAAACCGATGGTGATGAAACCGACGGTGACGAAACCGATGGCACGGATGAAAGCGACACGCCGGACGACGGTAACACGGATGCGGGCGACGACATGGCCGATGACGACGAAACGGACGCGGACGATCTTCCTTCCGCGTTAAGTGATGCGGCGATCAATCGTCTGACACGCATCAACACCGACACGCTGTTCGAAACTTATGACGCCGACGGTGATGGTTTCTTGGCGGAAAGCGAAGTCCCCACGCGATTGTGGACGCATCTGTTTGACGCACAGGCCGATGCCGATGGCGACACGGTTCTATCGAGCGAAGAGATCAGCAGCTTGGTGGCGATGCTTCGTCAAAACCGCTTTGACACCCTGGACAGCGATGGCGACGGTACGCTGACCGAAGATGAACTGAGCCGCCGACAGTGGCGTCGATTGTCGGCCGCGGATGCCGATCTGGATGCCACGATCAGCTTTGACGAATTCGATCAATGGATGGACGATCGTGGATCCGATACGGGCGCGAGGTCTGAAAGATTCGGGTTCGGTTCCATGTTCACGCGAATGATTCTGGACACGATGTTGAACATGTTCCGTCAAGTTTTGTCGTTCGCGCTGCATCCATCCGGATTCAGGACCGGTTTCAGTTCGTTCTTTCGGATTTGATCCGGATCGCCTGGACGGCGTACGGCGGGATGGTGTGTTGAAACTCTGTCCCTGCCGCGATCTTTGACGCCACCGGCTTCACCGTCTCGGGCGACTCGAACATATTGACGGCGTCTTTGGTGCCCGCCAGGGTGACCACCGACGCCGACGATGCCATGGCTTGGACGCCGCTGAATTCGATCTGGGCATCGACTTCGGCGGCCGTCGGGTTGACCAGCTTCAGGATGATTTCGCCAGCGTCGCGGTCGTACGTCGACGAGATGGAGACGTCCAGCGATCCAAGTTGCACCTGTTGCTTCAGGTCGCCGTTGATGAAACAGCGAACGGTGTCGCCATTCATTTCGATCTTCAAGTCGTACCATTGGTCGGATTCGATGCCTCCGTCGACTTTGGCGATCGTGCTGCTTTGGTCGCCGTCGAACGATTCGATGCCATGCTGGCGATTGTTCCAACCGCCGACGTTCCACCAATAGCCGCCTTTGCCATTGGCGTCGGAGGCGAATCGAAGCAGGAACCCTTCTTTGCCGCCCGTTTTCTTGACCCGCGCTGTGAAGACGATCTTTTCACCGGAGAAGCTCTCGTGACTGATCGCCAATGCGGGAGTTTCCTTCATGTCGGTCTGCGCCAGATGACCGTTGTCGTGTTCGAACTTTCCTGATGTCGTTTTCCAGTGGGCAAGGTCAAGCGGTCGGCCGTTGACCGCCGCTTCGCCCAATTCGATCGTCGTGTTCCATGTGCCGATTCCGACGTAGCCGTTAAACAAGGGTGCCGGCGACTTGGCGACCACATCGATGCTGTTCGCAAGGTAGACATCGCCCTTGAGCCGGCTGAACAATTGTTGGACGTAGTAGTTGGTCGTCCGCACGACGTTTCGATCGTCGAAATAGATCATGTCGGGACGCCATTGCATGTGTCCTTTGCGGCCAAACAGCGGCGCGTAACAGGTCATGTCGACCAGGTCGGCGTTGCGTTCGATGCCCGTCAAAAACGCGGCTTCGGACAACGCGGAATACAGCGTGTTCTTGCGATCGGTGTCGTGCGCGGCGTATTCACCGACAAAGATCAGCGGTTTATCGCGGTCAAATGAATCGAACCGATTCACGTTGTCAAAGAACCAACGTGGGCTCATGTAGTAGTGTTCGTCGGAACTGTAGACTTTTTCTTTCGTCATCAAGTCGTAGATAGGAATGCCCGTGCCCAGTCCTGACGTGCCGATGATTTTGATCTCGGGATACGCCTTTCGTATCGCTTCGGCAAAGACCGGGAATCTTTGCCGCATGTCCGGCGTGTCGTGTTCTTCGTTGCCCAGGCAAACGAATTCCAAACCGAACGGTTCGGGGTGGCCCATGTCGGCACGCACCGATCCCCAAGTGCTATCGGCCGGTCCATTGGCAAACTCAATCAGGTCCAACGCGTCCTGAACGTGAGGCCCCAATTCATCCATCGGTACAAACTCCGTGCACCGAAAACCACAGCCAACGCCGATGGGAACCACCGGCAACGGTTCCATGTCCAAGTCTTCGCACAGTTGGAAGTATTCAAAGTAGCCCAGGCCATACGTCTGGTGATAACCCCAGAGGTTCCAGTTGGGTTTACGTTGTGCGACGTCACCCACGCTGTCTTTCCAGCGGTACCGATTGTCCAAGCCCCAACCGTGAGTGATGCAGCCTCCGGGGAAACGCAAAAATTGGGGGTTCAAGTCACGCAAGGCTTCGACCAAGTCTTTGCGCAGCCCATTCTTGCGACCGTTGAAGGTTTGCTGGGGGAACAGCGACACCATGTCCAGGTCAAGCGTGCCCCGGCCGTTGGTCGTGATCTGCAGTCGTGCGTCATCTCGCGTTTCATTGGCGGTCAGCACGCCGTCGAATTTTTGCCAGGTGCTGCCCGGTCTTGGCAGTTCCAACGTTCCACAAACATCGCCATCGGGCGAAAGCAGACGCACGGTCAACGGAGCGGCACCCTGCCAGTCGTCAACGCGAGCGTACAACGACACGTCGTACTTGGCGGACTGGTCGATTCGTATGCCGTCAAAGCCCAGGTTTTGAGTTCCAAAGGTGCCCGGCTGGTCCGCCGTCACGCTGACATAATGCGTGTTGTTGGAATTCAGCGGCGACTCGTTGTGGACTTGCATGGTCGCATCAACGAAGCCGTCGTGATTCTTGGGCGACGATGCGATTTGCCAAGCATAAAGCGGATGAAATTCGGTACGTGGATGCGTGTCTTTGAGCGAAAAATATTCGAATGAGCGGTTTTGAATCAGCTCCGCGTAAAGCCCGCCGTCGGCGGCGTCATTGATGTCTTCGAAAAACAGACCATAAAGATGCGGACTGATTTCCACGGTGGGTTGATCCGCATGAACGTTGACCTTGATCCGTGTTTGTGCCGATGCGATTCCAGCAATGCAACAGAGGATGCCAAGTGTGGCGACGATTCGATTGCCGTAATGAAGGAACGATCGGATTTGGGGAAGACAAAACATGATGCATCGACAGCTTGAGTGGTGAGATCAACCTTGTGTGGGATCACGTTAGCACAGGAGGCATTGAACATTTGCGCAAAACAGTGTTGAAATTGCGCTCGCTTTCCACTCGATTGTGCGTCGAAAAGCCGCGTGGCTTTCGTATGTGAAAATGCTTGACACCGGAAGACAACGTGGGGCCTGTGTCAAATGATCCATCCGTGTTGCTGAACTTAAAATGCCGTTGATCTATCTGTTGATCGTCGTTGCCGCTTTGTTGTTGGCGGTCGGCCGATACAAAGTGCATCCATTGATCGCGTTGCTGATGGCCGGTTTGGCATTGGGCTGTCTTTGCGGCGTCGGCGCGGCGGTGACGGTCGATCTGTTGATGCAAGGGTTTGCCGACACGCTGAAGTGGATCGCGGTGGTGATGGTGTTCGGTGCGATCATCGGTGAAATCACTAGCGAAACGGGCGGTGCACAGCGAATCGCGGCTGCGGCGGTTCGCATCGCCGGTCCCAAGCATGTGTGCCCGGCCATGGGCATCACGGGGTACATCGTTTCGATTCCCGTGTTTGTGGATATCGCTTACATCATGATGTGCACCGTGACGACGGCGGTGGCCCGACGCAGCGGTCGATCGGTGTTGTCGGTGGGATTGTCATTGGCGGCCGGTTTGACGGCGACGCACGCGCTGATGCCCCCGACGCCGGGGCCGGTGGCGGTGGCCGGGATCTTGGATGCGTCGCTGGGCCGTGTGATCGTGATCAACGCGGTCGTGGCGTTTTGTGCGATGTCCGCGGGTGTGTGGTGGGCGGCAACAGTGGCGGGACGTGTCAGCCTGGCATCGGATCCATCCGGCGGTGACGCGCGATCGGCCGACGATGCCCAGAGTTTTTCAAGCGGGACAAGCGACGATCCGCAAGATCATGTTCGGGACGTCGATGATCAGGACGTCGATACATCCATCCCTTGGTCGGCTTTGCTGCCCATCGTCGTGCCTTTGATTTTGATATCGGTGCGATCATTCTTACCCGTATCGGATGATGCATCCCGTAGTGCGTTCTTGTCGGTATGGACGGTTCGAGCCTTTGAATTTTTGGGTCTTCCCTTGGTGGCACTGACGATCGGCGTGGCCCTGGCGATGCTGCAGTACGGTCGGGACTTTTCGATGGCCCGGTTGGCGGCGGCGACGGAGCGAGGCATCGAAAAATCGGCGGCGGTCATCATGATCACCGGGGCCGGCGGCGCGTTCGGTCACGTCATCAAGAATGCGGGGGTGACCGAATGGATCGCACAAGCG is from Crateriforma conspicua and encodes:
- a CDS encoding alpha-L-arabinofuranosidase C-terminal domain-containing protein, coding for MFCLPQIRSFLHYGNRIVATLGILCCIAGIASAQTRIKVNVHADQPTVEISPHLYGLFFEDINDAADGGLYAELIQNRSFEYFSLKDTHPRTEFHPLYAWQIASSPKNHDGFVDATMQVHNESPLNSNNTHYVSVTADQPGTFGTQNLGFDGIRIDQSAKYDVSLYARVDDWQGAAPLTVRLLSPDGDVCGTLELPRPGSTWQKFDGVLTANETRDDARLQITTNGRGTLDLDMVSLFPQQTFNGRKNGLRKDLVEALRDLNPQFLRFPGGCITHGWGLDNRYRWKDSVGDVAQRKPNWNLWGYHQTYGLGYFEYFQLCEDLDMEPLPVVPIGVGCGFRCTEFVPMDELGPHVQDALDLIEFANGPADSTWGSVRADMGHPEPFGLEFVCLGNEEHDTPDMRQRFPVFAEAIRKAYPEIKIIGTSGLGTGIPIYDLMTKEKVYSSDEHYYMSPRWFFDNVNRFDSFDRDKPLIFVGEYAAHDTDRKNTLYSALSEAAFLTGIERNADLVDMTCYAPLFGRKGHMQWRPDMIYFDDRNVVRTTNYYVQQLFSRLKGDVYLANSIDVVAKSPAPLFNGYVGIGTWNTTIELGEAAVNGRPLDLAHWKTTSGKFEHDNGHLAQTDMKETPALAISHESFSGEKIVFTARVKKTGGKEGFLLRFASDANGKGGYWWNVGGWNNRQHGIESFDGDQSSTIAKVDGGIESDQWYDLKIEMNGDTVRCFINGDLKQQVQLGSLDVSISSTYDRDAGEIILKLVNPTAAEVDAQIEFSGVQAMASSASVVTLAGTKDAVNMFESPETVKPVASKIAAGTEFQHTIPPYAVQAIRIKSERTN
- a CDS encoding matrixin family metalloprotease, whose product is MKDFKFMLTRQSRWTRKSRMKQKTRRRRLMAESLESRRLLAASMGWDGPGQGSAELSYYIEGVAPGLSAAETVQALETALDAWASVVDVTFTPTSTAGLRDSIDISFAAIDGNGGTLAQAYFPDDVNPPRIAGDIQFDIAENWEIGNEQGNAAFDLVWVAVHEIGHSLGLEHSDDFGAVLSESVSPAQAFTELGDSDIDEILQLYAPAVTETPSEDDVTDPDVDEDPDVIIDHGGLIDPTDPADDETDDESDVDSGTDDESDGDSGTDDTPANDGDDQADDDETDGDETDGDETDGDETDGTDESDTPDDGNTDAGDDMADDDETDADDLPSALSDAAINRLTRINTDTLFETYDADGDGFLAESEVPTRLWTHLFDAQADADGDTVLSSEEISSLVAMLRQNRFDTLDSDGDGTLTEDELSRRQWRRLSAADADLDATISFDEFDQWMDDRGSDTGARSERFGFGSMFTRMILDTMLNMFRQVLSFALHPSGFRTGFSSFFRI
- a CDS encoding alpha/beta hydrolase, giving the protein MRCHPQLLLLLVATLLSFVTHPALAQRTPPSQWRWVDTNIADDCQHHTLYSEASGRDIGFSVYLPPGYETSNQRYPVVYYLHGAGGSESSSREFAWAVKQAIADKAIQPVIYVFPNGGQRSGYRDWGDGTVMTESWIIQELIPHIDSTFRTIASRDGRALCGWSMGGGGSLRFAMKYPNLFCAAATMSAALGMPGEDANDSAAANLRRNIDEIRDRVGIWMVVGETDFLKPGNEAFAEALTTLDVDHSLTILPQTGHNLGQMSAKFHRDIVMMLDTHLAEPQAVAPESDSIRLIQDESYRPDTADPYARRRCKLDWYLPTDTAATATLVWFHGGSIRSGDKAGDIAVNLARRFCRDGFAVVSVNYRLSPKVNYPVYLDDAAAAVAHVIGRVREYVGEQSKVYVSGHSAGGYLAAMVGVHPDALAKHGCGTDLLAGVIPVSGQMITHSTVRAERGIDRSRPVIDAAAPAYHVDDSAPPFLCIVGDDDLPARSAENHYFVAAMKAAGHAHIRFVEVPGRNHSTIANQMGQPDDAVARLITRFMTGK
- a CDS encoding GntP family permease translates to MPLIYLLIVVAALLLAVGRYKVHPLIALLMAGLALGCLCGVGAAVTVDLLMQGFADTLKWIAVVMVFGAIIGEITSETGGAQRIAAAAVRIAGPKHVCPAMGITGYIVSIPVFVDIAYIMMCTVTTAVARRSGRSVLSVGLSLAAGLTATHALMPPTPGPVAVAGILDASLGRVIVINAVVAFCAMSAGVWWAATVAGRVSLASDPSGGDARSADDAQSFSSGTSDDPQDHVRDVDDQDVDTSIPWSALLPIVVPLILISVRSFLPVSDDASRSAFLSVWTVRAFEFLGLPLVALTIGVALAMLQYGRDFSMARLAAATERGIEKSAAVIMITGAGGAFGHVIKNAGVTEWIAQAAPMLGTLGWLLPFFLAAIFTTATGSITVSMVTTAGVVAPLAASIGVSPEMAAALIGSGAFCVFHVNSSFFWLLNRLHEAPPAVLLRTYTAQSLCMGLGGLAAVGLMRLCGLR
- a CDS encoding RrF2 family transcriptional regulator is translated as MISKTAEYALRAVASMAGCGAPVSADNLAKQTKVPRRYLTRVLQDLVAHELVRSRPGPGGGYELTRPTDQLTILDVINIVDPIERIRRCPLGLATHHELCPLHAELDKAYAETEAAFSRVTIAALLESTSPIVPLCESPQ